The Actinocorallia herbida DNA window GCGGTGAGCAGCTGCCAGTCGCGGCGGCCGTCCTCGAACAGGGCGACGGCGCGCTCTCCTCCGGCGAGCGCGGGCAGGCCCGGCCCGTCGGGGAGGAACCGGTCGGCCAGGGGCAGGCAGCCGAGGTTGGGCGCGATCGGCGGCGGGACGGCCTGGGCGGCGCGCAGCGCGAGGCCGTCGTGGTACAGGACGACGTCGGCGACGGACCCGGCCGGGACGAGCGCGGCCCGTCCCCCGGAGACCGGGCGCAGGGCCAGGGTCGCGACGGACCCGGCCTCGCACTCCCGGAGGAGCTCCGCCGCGTCCGGCCCGCCGCAGGCCGCCAGCACCCGCGCCGCGGCGAGCGTTTCGACCACGGGGGCCGAGGCCAGCGCGCGGCCGGCCTGCTCGGTGATCAGCGTGAGCTGGAGCGCCGTCGCGGCCCCGGGCCCGGCGGCGAGGCCGGGCACGCCCAGGCCGCGCAGCGCCTTCCACAGCACGGGATCGAATCCCGTGCCCTCCGCGGCGCGCACCCGCTCCGCCGGCGACTCCTTGGCGAGGAGCGCGGCGGCCGCGGCTTCCAGCTCCGTCTCCTCGGTGCTGAGCGCAAGATCCATCGGACCTCGTTCCGGGTCGAAAGCTCAAGAAAACCGGCTGACTCCGTCGAGAGTTCCAGCCGCATCGGGACGTGTCAATGCTCCCTCTCAGATACTGCTCATCAAGACTTCCGGAAAGTGGTACGCGACGTGCAATTGAGTGTGATGCATGTTCTCGAAAAGGTGCTCTGTGATGCCGCCGCCTCCCCGGACCAAGGGCCCGCGAGCACGGGACCCGGCGACGAGAAGCCCGCAGCACGCGTGAGAACATGATTCTTAGATCAAGGAATGAAGGTTCTAGGAGGGCGCATGGCGATCGCGGGGAACGGGCGGGCGGAAGGGCTCGGCGGGCAGGGCGCCGTCGCGTTCGCGCTGGGCGACCACGTGCTGGGCGCCCTCGGGATGTACGACGTCGCCACCCCCGAGGGGGCCGACCTCG harbors:
- a CDS encoding acyl-CoA dehydrogenase family protein, whose product is MDLALSTEETELEAAAAALLAKESPAERVRAAEGTGFDPVLWKALRGLGVPGLAAGPGAATALQLTLITEQAGRALASAPVVETLAAARVLAACGGPDAAELLRECEAGSVATLALRPVSGGRAALVPAGSVADVVLYHDGLALRAAQAVPPPIAPNLGCLPLADRFLPDGPGLPALAGGERAVALFEDGRRDWQLLTAAQLVGVAARALELGVGYVREREVFGRPVATFQTVAHRLADHATGVDGARLLVREAACAVDAGDPRGAALTAMAFCFAGELAVAVAGDSLHFHGGYGFSREYDIQLYYRRAQALPLVWGSLQREYQRLADLLHGPAAGKDASA